A region from the Vulpes lagopus strain Blue_001 chromosome 5, ASM1834538v1, whole genome shotgun sequence genome encodes:
- the B3GNT2 gene encoding N-acetyllactosaminide beta-1,3-N-acetylglucosaminyltransferase 2 has translation MSVGRRRIKLLGILMMVNVFIYLIVEVSKSGSQEKNGKGEVIIPKEKFWKISAPPVAYWNREQEKLNRRYNPILNMLANQTGEAYGFSNISHLNFCEPDLRVMSVVSDFSNLPDRFKDFLLYLRCRNYSLLIDQPDKCAKKPFLLLAIKSLIPHFARRQAIRESWGRETNVGNQTVVRVFLLGQTPPEDNHPDLSDMLKFESEKHQDILMWNYRDTFFNLSLKEVLFLRWVSASCPNAEFVFKGDDDVFVNTHHILNYLNSLSKNKAKDLFIGDVIHNAGPHRDKKLKYYIPEVVYTGVYPPYAGGGGFLYSGHLALRLYNITDQVLLYPIDDVYTGMCLQKLGLVPEKHKGFKTFDIEEKNKNNICSYVDLMLVHSRKPQEMIDIWSRLQSAHLNC, from the coding sequence ATGAGTGTTGGACGTCGAAGAATAAAATTGTTGGGTATCCTGATGATGGttaatgtcttcatttatttgattGTGGAAGTCTCCAAAAGTGGcagccaagaaaaaaatggaaagggggAAGTAATAATACCCAAAGAAAAGTTCTGGAAGATATCTGCCCCCCCTGTGGCCTACTGGAACAGAGAGCAAGAAAAGCTGAACAGGCGGTACAATCCCATTTTGAACATGTTGGCCAACCAGACGGGAGAAGCATACGGGTTTTCCAACATAAGCCATCTAAATTTTTGTGAACCTGACCTGAGGGTCATGTCCGTAGTTTCCGATTTCAGCAATTTGCCAGACAGATTTAAAGACTTTCTGCTGTATTTGAGATGTCGAAATTATTCGCTGCTTATAGATCAACCAGATAAATGTGCGAAGAAACCCTTCCTATTACTGGCCATCAAGTCCCTCATTCCACACTTTGCCAGAAGGCAAGCAATTCGGGAGTCTTGGGGCAGAGAAACCAACGTGGGGAACCAAACGGTAGTGAGAGTCTTCCTACTGGGTCAGACCCCGCCAGAGGACAACCACCCGGACCTGTCAGATATGCTGAAATTTGAGAGCGAGAAGCACCAAGACATTCTCATGTGGAACTACAGAGACACTTTCTTCAACTTGTCCCTGAAAGAAGTGCTCTTTCTCCGGTGGGTGAGCGCTTCCTGCCCAAATGCCGAGTTCGTTTTCAAGGGCGATGACGATGTTTTTGTGAACACCCATCACATCCTGAATTACTTGAATAGCTTATCCAAGAACAAAGCCAAAGATCTGTTTATAGGTGATGTGATCCACAATGCTGGACCTCATCGGGATAAGAAACTGAAGTACTACATCCCGGAAGTTGTTTACACTGGTGTCTATCCGCCTTATGCAGGGGGAGGTGGATTCCTCTACTCTGGCCACCTGGCCCTGAGGCTGTACAATATAACTGACCAGGTCCTCCTCTACCCCATCGATGACGTTTATACTGGAATGTGCCTTCAGAAGCTCGGCCTCGTTCCAGAGAAGCATAAAGGCTTCAAGACGTTTGatatagaagagaaaaacaagaataacaTTTGTTCCTATGTAGATTTGATGTTAGTACATAGTAGAAAACCTCAAGAGATGATTGATATTTGGTCTCGGTTGCAAAGTGCTCATTTAAATTGCTGA